A genomic window from Nicotiana sylvestris chromosome 11, ASM39365v2, whole genome shotgun sequence includes:
- the LOC138881725 gene encoding uncharacterized protein, with protein sequence MVLVCSRDASVLFDPGSTYSYVSSYFAAYLVVPHDSLSTPIYVSMLVSNSIIVDCVYRSCVVIIGGLEAHVYLLLLDMVDSYVILGMDWPSSYHAILDCQAKTMTLALPRLPRLEWRGTPGHSTSRVISYMKARRMVDKGCLTYLVYVYDSSAEVPSIDFVPVVHEFPEVFPGDLPGVPPDRDIDFCIDLAPDTQPISIPPYRMAPPELKKLKEQLRDLIDKSFIRPSVSPCGMPELFVKKKDGSMRMHIDYR encoded by the coding sequence ATGGTTTTAGtatgcagtagagatgcttcagttttatttgatccagggtctacatactcctatgtgtcatcttattttgctgcaTATTTGGTTGttcctcatgattctttgagtactcctatatatgtgtccatGCTAGTGAGtaattctattattgtagattgtgtctatcgctcgtgtgtggttattattgggggtcttgaggcCCATGTATATCTTTTActtctggatatggttgattcttatgtcatattggggatggattggccgTCATCTTATcacgctatattggactgtcaagCCAAGACCATGACTTTAGCTTTGCCGaggttgcctcgattggagtggagagggactcctggtcattctactagtagggttatctcgtatatgaaggctcgacgtatggttgataagggatgtttgacCTATTTGGTGTATGTttatgattctagtgctgaggttccttctatagaTTTCGTgcccgttgttcatgagtttccagaggtatttcctggaGACCTGCCGGGggtgccacccgacagggatattgacttttgcattgatttggcaccagacactcaacccatttctattccgccatatcgtatggccccgccagagttgaagaaATTAAAGGAGCAACTGCGAGACTTGATTGACAAgagctttatcagacctagtgtctcaccttgtGGTATGCCGgagttgtttgttaagaagaaggatgggtcaatgagaatgcacatagattatcggtag